From Burkholderia cenocepacia, the proteins below share one genomic window:
- a CDS encoding AraC family transcriptional regulator, protein MSTTPGSNRASLLSSRDRKRLVTLLRTLAPDEGYNLTALPSVRILRSNRALSRTPVLYDPGIVIVCQGSKRGYFGGERYLYDEHHYLAVSVPVPFSMETDATPERPLLALYLHLDFTLAAELAAQIDRAGVAETVQAPKSMMSTPMDQAMHASVLRFVEAMHRPLDAAVLGPALLRELYFRVLTGAQGNAMRSALAMRGQFGRIGRSLRVIHTDYARPLDVSQLADEAGMSVPSFHSHFKAITQVSPMQYLKSTRLHQARLLMVRQDLTAEAAGYAVGYTSPSQFSREFKRLFGLTPAKETQRMRASFAIPQAFDDAVFVSSH, encoded by the coding sequence ATGAGCACTACGCCCGGCTCCAACCGAGCTTCGTTGCTGTCGTCTCGCGACCGGAAGCGCCTCGTGACGCTGCTGCGCACGCTGGCGCCCGACGAGGGCTACAACCTGACCGCGCTGCCGAGCGTGCGCATCCTGCGCTCGAACCGCGCGCTGTCGCGCACGCCGGTGCTGTACGACCCGGGCATCGTGATCGTGTGCCAGGGATCGAAGCGCGGGTACTTCGGCGGCGAGCGCTATTTGTACGACGAGCACCATTACCTGGCCGTCTCCGTGCCCGTGCCGTTCAGCATGGAAACCGACGCGACGCCCGAGCGCCCGCTGCTCGCGCTGTACCTGCACCTCGATTTCACGCTGGCCGCCGAACTCGCCGCGCAGATCGACCGAGCCGGCGTCGCGGAAACCGTGCAGGCGCCGAAGAGCATGATGTCGACGCCGATGGATCAGGCGATGCATGCGTCGGTACTGCGTTTCGTCGAGGCGATGCACCGGCCGCTCGATGCCGCGGTGCTCGGCCCGGCGCTGCTTCGCGAGCTGTATTTCCGCGTGCTGACCGGCGCGCAGGGCAACGCGATGCGCAGCGCACTGGCGATGCGCGGGCAATTCGGCCGGATCGGGCGCTCGTTGCGCGTGATTCATACCGATTACGCACGGCCGCTCGACGTGTCGCAACTGGCCGACGAAGCCGGCATGAGCGTGCCGAGCTTTCACAGTCACTTCAAGGCGATCACGCAGGTGTCGCCGATGCAGTACCTGAAGTCGACGCGCCTGCATCAGGCGCGGCTGTTGATGGTGCGTCAGGACCTGACGGCGGAAGCGGCCGGCTACGCGGTCGGCTATACGAGCCCGTCGCAGTTCAGCCGGGAATTCAAGCGCCTGTTCGGCTTGACGCCGGCGAAGGAAACGCAGCGCATGCGCGCGAGCTTCGCGATTCCGCAGGCGTTCGACGATGCGGTGTTCGTGTCGTCGCATTGA
- a CDS encoding oxidoreductase gives MASGNIMLITGVSSGFGRALAQEALAAGHTVVGTVRGAQAARDFEALSPQAAVARVLDVTEFERIDGVVADIEANVGPVDVLVNNAGYGHEGIMEEAPLDEMRRQFDVNVFGAVAMMKAVVPFMRERRRGRILNITSMGGHITMPGIAYYCGSKFALEGISETLGKELEPFGIAVTAVAPGSFRTDWAGRSMARTPRSIADYDALFDPIRRAREEKSGKQPGDPAKAARAMLAVIAADHPPAHLLLGSDALRLVRNKLAALDDEIRAWEAVTVSTDG, from the coding sequence ATGGCATCCGGCAACATCATGCTCATCACCGGCGTCAGCAGCGGGTTCGGCCGCGCGCTGGCCCAGGAAGCGCTGGCCGCCGGTCACACGGTGGTCGGTACGGTGCGCGGCGCGCAGGCGGCGCGCGACTTCGAAGCGTTGTCCCCGCAGGCGGCCGTCGCGCGCGTGCTCGACGTGACCGAGTTCGAGCGCATCGACGGCGTCGTCGCCGACATCGAGGCGAACGTCGGGCCCGTCGACGTGCTGGTGAACAACGCGGGTTACGGGCACGAAGGGATCATGGAGGAGGCGCCGCTCGACGAGATGCGCCGGCAGTTCGACGTGAACGTGTTCGGCGCGGTCGCGATGATGAAGGCCGTCGTGCCGTTCATGCGCGAACGCCGGCGCGGCCGCATCCTGAACATCACGTCGATGGGCGGGCACATCACGATGCCGGGCATCGCGTACTACTGCGGCAGCAAGTTCGCGCTGGAGGGCATTTCCGAGACGCTCGGCAAGGAGCTCGAACCGTTCGGCATCGCGGTGACGGCCGTCGCGCCGGGTTCGTTCCGCACCGACTGGGCCGGCCGCTCGATGGCGCGCACGCCGCGCTCGATCGCCGACTACGATGCGTTGTTCGATCCGATCCGCCGCGCGCGGGAGGAGAAAAGCGGCAAGCAGCCGGGCGACCCCGCGAAGGCCGCGCGGGCGATGCTCGCCGTGATCGCGGCGGACCATCCGCCCGCGCATCTGCTGCTCGGCAGCGACGCGCTGCGGCTCGTGCGGAACAAGCTGGCGGCGCTGGACGACGAAATCCGCGCATGGGAGGCCGTGACGGTGTCGACGGACGGCTGA
- a CDS encoding alpha/beta fold hydrolase → MPYVTTKDNVEIFYKDWGPKDAQPIVFHHGWPLSSDDWDAQLLFFVQHGYRVVAHDRRGHGRSAQVWDGHDMDHYAADAFAVVEALDLRNAVHIGHSTGGGEVARYVAKHGEPAGRVAKAVLVSAVPPLMLKTDSNPEGLPLEVFDGFRKALADNRAQFFLDVPSGPFYGFNREGATVHQGVIRNWWRQGMEGSAKAHYDGIKAFSETDQTEDLKSISVPTLVLHGEDDQIVPIADAALKSVKLLKNGTLKTYPGYSHGMLTVNADVLNADLLAFVRG, encoded by the coding sequence ATGCCATACGTCACCACGAAGGACAACGTCGAGATTTTCTACAAGGATTGGGGTCCGAAAGACGCGCAGCCCATCGTGTTCCACCACGGCTGGCCGCTGTCCAGCGACGACTGGGATGCGCAACTGCTGTTCTTCGTCCAGCACGGCTATCGCGTGGTCGCGCACGACCGGCGCGGCCATGGGCGTTCGGCGCAGGTCTGGGACGGCCACGACATGGATCATTACGCCGCCGACGCGTTCGCGGTCGTCGAAGCGCTCGACCTGCGCAATGCGGTGCATATCGGTCACTCGACCGGCGGCGGCGAAGTGGCGCGCTACGTCGCGAAGCACGGCGAGCCGGCCGGCCGCGTCGCGAAGGCCGTGCTGGTCAGCGCGGTGCCGCCGCTGATGCTGAAAACCGATTCGAACCCCGAAGGCTTGCCGCTCGAGGTGTTCGACGGCTTCCGCAAGGCGCTCGCCGACAATCGCGCGCAGTTCTTCCTCGACGTGCCGAGCGGCCCGTTCTACGGCTTCAATCGCGAAGGTGCGACCGTGCACCAGGGCGTGATCCGCAACTGGTGGCGGCAGGGGATGGAAGGCAGCGCGAAGGCGCATTACGACGGCATCAAGGCGTTTTCGGAAACGGACCAGACCGAGGACTTGAAGTCGATCTCCGTCCCGACGCTCGTGCTGCATGGCGAAGACGATCAGATCGTACCGATCGCGGATGCCGCGCTGAAATCGGTCAAGCTGCTGAAGAACGGCACGCTGAAAACGTACCCGGGCTATTCGCACGGGATGCTGACGGTCAATGCCGACGTGCTCAACGCCGACCTGCTCGCGTTCGTGCGGGGCTGA